The Bombus pyrosoma isolate SC7728 linkage group LG3, ASM1482585v1, whole genome shotgun sequence genome has a segment encoding these proteins:
- the LOC122565814 gene encoding intraflagellar transport protein 80 homolog isoform X2, translated as MRFKISAQNRNGHKRLVTCVAWSSTEEIYSCGEDHLLIAWHLEGGIAHSSIVTEFPNDFYPTDMQWHPRPNYAALITKKQSLDVLLITTADGKYHLVNKSGRIEKSIDAHKGATTVGRWSSDGSALLTAGEDGLIKVWSRSGMLRSVVVKGIFPILSAAWSSDCTTVLYSQGAHLTFQSLNSNSKPRKLLAHDGLVLVLCWSHNHGLIISGGEDCRYKVWDPNGTQLFSSSIGDYPITSVSWSFTGDYFAVGSFNTIKLCDKTGWSHSLEKINSGSIYSIAWSSDSTQVAMACSNGTVSTGHIIDRRLEWNNYEATLVKRKVIEVRNVGNEIRETLEISDRVVQLEFGFDYLVVITPAQCHVYSVANWNTPAIFDLKNTSVSAVLLAEKHFLLVEWNSVSLYSYQGRLLGTPKWKGITQERLYPPCVSLCSDTLVIRSQSNEKLLHVLEVAYNKPITENQTYTHLQSITRVALNHVGGITDRQVALIDINKDLFLVSIRIPGFGRVCKIAAMAQDIAWATDANVLAAMLDATLSVWLCPNCVHYSDRKIIRKTRIDKESSEFGKQPSVANVYNGMVMIRRGDGALVASSFYTFFISLHQHILNKRWKEALSLCRIAQNEVLWTCMAVMATDNKELDAAEEAYAAISRYDKVNYIQYIKNLPNKTERLAEMALLSGDLLTAEGILLQNGLTEEAVRINIEIYNWNRALELAIRHRKQLDEVLNARKEYLRVINKKETNQNFLEYMANVAKTQEATEKVSFKRDEIELPEAEIQKNETMKQEMDT; from the exons ATgagatttaaaatatctgcaCAAAATCGTAATGGTCATAAGCGTTTGGTAACTTGTGTAGCATGGAGCTCGACGGAAGAGATTTATTCATGCGG AGAGGATCATTTATTAATAGCGTGGCATTTGGAAGGTGGAATCGCACATTCTAGCATTGTTACGGAATTTCCTAATGATTTTTATCCGACCGACATGCAATGGCATCCGCGGCCAAATTATGCAGCGCTAATTACTAAAAAACAGTCGTTAGATGTTCTGTTAATTACTACAGCCGACG GAAAATATCATTTAGTTAATAAAAGTGGACGTATAGAAAAGAGCATAGATGCTCATAAAGGAGCAACGACAGTAGGCAGATGGAGTAGTGATGGCTCCGCACTTTTGACTG CTGGTGAAGATGGTTTGATAAAAGTATGGTCACGTAGTGGCATGCTTCGCTCTGTTGTTGTTAAAGGCATATTTCCCATACTATCTGCTGCCTGGAGTTCAGATTGTACGACAGTATTATATTCTCAGGGAGCTCACTTAACTTTTCAGTCGCTTAATTCTAATTCCAAACCTCGCAag TTATTGGCTCATGATGGTCTGGTTTTGGTTTTATGTTGGAGTCACAATCATGGATTGATAATTTCTGGTGGCGAAGATTGTAGATATAAG gTATGGGATCCTAATGGCACTCAGCTATTTTCTAGTAGCATAGGAGATTATCCTATTACATCAGTAAGCTGGAGCTTTACTGGGGATTACTTTGCTGTTGGATCATTTAACACAATCAAACTTTGTGATAAAACAGGA TGGTCTCATtcattagaaaaaataaattctggaagtatatatagtattgcttgGTCAAGTGATAGCACACAAGTAGCTATGGCTTGTAGTAATGGAACTGTATCAACAGGACATATAATAGACAG AAGATTGGAGTGGAATAATTACGAAGCCACATTGGTcaaaagaaaagtaattgAAGTCAGAAATGTGGGTAATGAAATACGAGAAACATTAGAGATATCGGATCGCGTGGTGCAGCTGGAATTTGGTTTTGATTATTTAGTTGTAATTACACCAGCACAGTGTCATGTTTATTCGGTAGCAAATTGGAATACTCCTGCtatattcgatttaaaaaatactagTGTATCAGCGGTACTTCTTGCAGAAAa GCATTTTTTATTAGTTGAATGGAACAGCGTATCATTATACAGTTATCAAGGTCGTTTATTAGGAACTCCAAAATGGAAAGGAATAACACAGGAACGACTTTATCCACCTTGTGTATCGCTATGTTCTGATACTTTAGTTATACGATCGCAAAGTAACGAAAAAC ttCTTCATGTGTTAGAAGTGGCTTATAATAAACCTATAACAGAAAACCAGACTTACACACATCTTCAAAGTATTACAAGGGTTGCGTTGAATCATGTTGGCGGAATAACTGATCGACAAGTAGCATTAATCGATATAAACAAAGATCTGTTTCTAGTTTCTATAAGAATCCCTGGTTTTGGTAGAGTATGTAAAATAG ctGCTATGGCGCAAGATATTGCATGGGCGACTGATGCAAATGTTTTAGCAGCGATGTTGGATGCAACATTATCCGTATGGTTGTGTCCTAATTGTGTGCATTATAGCGAtcgtaaaattatacgaaaaacAAGGATCGATAAAGAAAGCAG TGAGTTTGGTAAACAGCCAAGTGTAGCCAATGTCTATAATGGGATGGTAATGATACGACGTGGTGATGGAGCATTAGTGGCTTCTTCCTTTTATACGTTTTTTATTAGTCTTCATCAACATATACTGAACAAAAGATGGAAAGAAGCACTGTCTCTTTGTCGAATTGCTCAG AATGAAGTATTGTGGACTTGCATGGCTGTTATGGCAACTGACAATAAAGAATTAGATGCTGCGGAAGAAGCATATGCAGCAATTTCACGATACGATAAAGTTaattatatacagtatataaag aatctaccaaataaaacagaaagatTAGCGGAAATGGCGCTTCTGTCGGGAGATCTGTTAACTGCAGAAGGCATACTTTTGCAAAACGGATTAACTGAAGAAGCTGTACgaattaacattgaaatatataattggaATAG AGCATTAGAATTGGCGATTAGACACAGAAAGCAACTGGATGAGGTATTGAACGCAAGAAAAGAATATCTTCGAGTAATcaataagaaagaaacgaaccaAAATTTTCTTGAATATATGGCAAACGTTGCAAAGACGcaa GAAGCTACTGAAAAGGTTTCGTTTAAGCGAGACGAAATTGAATTACCAGAAgcagaaatacaaaaaaacgaaacaatgAAGCAAGAAATGGATACCTGA
- the LOC122565814 gene encoding intraflagellar transport protein 80 homolog isoform X3, whose protein sequence is MRFKISAQNRNGHKRLVTCVAWSSTEEIYSCGYDFVFTRKNINNLDDYLFREDHLLIAWHLEGGIAHSSIVTEFPNDFYPTDMQWHPRPNYAALITKKQSLDVLLITTADGKYHLVNKSGRIEKSIDAHKGATTVGRWSSDGSALLTAGEDGLIKVWSRSGMLRSVVVKGIFPILSAAWSSDCTTVLYSQGAHLTFQSLNSNSKPRKLLAHDGLVLVLCWSHNHGLIISGGEDCRYKVWDPNGTQLFSSSIGDYPITSVSWSFTGDYFAVGSFNTIKLCDKTGWSHSLEKINSGSIYSIAWSSDSTQVAMACSNGTVSTGHIIDRRLEWNNYEATLVKRKVIEVRNVGNEIRETLEISDRVVQLEFGFDYLVVITPAQCHVYSVANWNTPAIFDLKNTSVSAVLLAEKHFLLVEWNSVSLYSYQGRLLGTPKWKGITQERLYPPCVSLCSDTLVIRSQSNEKLLHVLEVAYNKPITENQTYTHLQSITRVALNHVGGITDRQVALIDINKDLFLVSIRIPGFGRVCKIAAMAQDIAWATDANVLAAMLDATLSVWLCPNCVHYSDRKIIRKTRIDKESSEFGKQPSVANVYNGMVMIRRGDGALVASSFYTFFISLHQHILNKRWKEALSLCRIAQNEVLWTCMAVMATDNKELDAAEEAYAAISRYDKVNYIQYIKNLPNKTERLAEMALLSGDLLTAEGILLQNGLTEEAVRINIEIYNWNRALELAIRHRKQLDEVLNARKEYLRVINKKETNQNFLEYMANVAKTQ, encoded by the exons ATgagatttaaaatatctgcaCAAAATCGTAATGGTCATAAGCGTTTGGTAACTTGTGTAGCATGGAGCTCGACGGAAGAGATTTATTCATGCGGGTATGATTTTGTATTtacgagaaaaaatataaataatctaGATGATTACCTTTTCAGAGAGGATCATTTATTAATAGCGTGGCATTTGGAAGGTGGAATCGCACATTCTAGCATTGTTACGGAATTTCCTAATGATTTTTATCCGACCGACATGCAATGGCATCCGCGGCCAAATTATGCAGCGCTAATTACTAAAAAACAGTCGTTAGATGTTCTGTTAATTACTACAGCCGACG GAAAATATCATTTAGTTAATAAAAGTGGACGTATAGAAAAGAGCATAGATGCTCATAAAGGAGCAACGACAGTAGGCAGATGGAGTAGTGATGGCTCCGCACTTTTGACTG CTGGTGAAGATGGTTTGATAAAAGTATGGTCACGTAGTGGCATGCTTCGCTCTGTTGTTGTTAAAGGCATATTTCCCATACTATCTGCTGCCTGGAGTTCAGATTGTACGACAGTATTATATTCTCAGGGAGCTCACTTAACTTTTCAGTCGCTTAATTCTAATTCCAAACCTCGCAag TTATTGGCTCATGATGGTCTGGTTTTGGTTTTATGTTGGAGTCACAATCATGGATTGATAATTTCTGGTGGCGAAGATTGTAGATATAAG gTATGGGATCCTAATGGCACTCAGCTATTTTCTAGTAGCATAGGAGATTATCCTATTACATCAGTAAGCTGGAGCTTTACTGGGGATTACTTTGCTGTTGGATCATTTAACACAATCAAACTTTGTGATAAAACAGGA TGGTCTCATtcattagaaaaaataaattctggaagtatatatagtattgcttgGTCAAGTGATAGCACACAAGTAGCTATGGCTTGTAGTAATGGAACTGTATCAACAGGACATATAATAGACAG AAGATTGGAGTGGAATAATTACGAAGCCACATTGGTcaaaagaaaagtaattgAAGTCAGAAATGTGGGTAATGAAATACGAGAAACATTAGAGATATCGGATCGCGTGGTGCAGCTGGAATTTGGTTTTGATTATTTAGTTGTAATTACACCAGCACAGTGTCATGTTTATTCGGTAGCAAATTGGAATACTCCTGCtatattcgatttaaaaaatactagTGTATCAGCGGTACTTCTTGCAGAAAa GCATTTTTTATTAGTTGAATGGAACAGCGTATCATTATACAGTTATCAAGGTCGTTTATTAGGAACTCCAAAATGGAAAGGAATAACACAGGAACGACTTTATCCACCTTGTGTATCGCTATGTTCTGATACTTTAGTTATACGATCGCAAAGTAACGAAAAAC ttCTTCATGTGTTAGAAGTGGCTTATAATAAACCTATAACAGAAAACCAGACTTACACACATCTTCAAAGTATTACAAGGGTTGCGTTGAATCATGTTGGCGGAATAACTGATCGACAAGTAGCATTAATCGATATAAACAAAGATCTGTTTCTAGTTTCTATAAGAATCCCTGGTTTTGGTAGAGTATGTAAAATAG ctGCTATGGCGCAAGATATTGCATGGGCGACTGATGCAAATGTTTTAGCAGCGATGTTGGATGCAACATTATCCGTATGGTTGTGTCCTAATTGTGTGCATTATAGCGAtcgtaaaattatacgaaaaacAAGGATCGATAAAGAAAGCAG TGAGTTTGGTAAACAGCCAAGTGTAGCCAATGTCTATAATGGGATGGTAATGATACGACGTGGTGATGGAGCATTAGTGGCTTCTTCCTTTTATACGTTTTTTATTAGTCTTCATCAACATATACTGAACAAAAGATGGAAAGAAGCACTGTCTCTTTGTCGAATTGCTCAG AATGAAGTATTGTGGACTTGCATGGCTGTTATGGCAACTGACAATAAAGAATTAGATGCTGCGGAAGAAGCATATGCAGCAATTTCACGATACGATAAAGTTaattatatacagtatataaag aatctaccaaataaaacagaaagatTAGCGGAAATGGCGCTTCTGTCGGGAGATCTGTTAACTGCAGAAGGCATACTTTTGCAAAACGGATTAACTGAAGAAGCTGTACgaattaacattgaaatatataattggaATAG AGCATTAGAATTGGCGATTAGACACAGAAAGCAACTGGATGAGGTATTGAACGCAAGAAAAGAATATCTTCGAGTAATcaataagaaagaaacgaaccaAAATTTTCTTGAATATATGGCAAACGTTGCAAAGACGcaa tga
- the LOC122565814 gene encoding intraflagellar transport protein 80 homolog isoform X1 codes for MRFKISAQNRNGHKRLVTCVAWSSTEEIYSCGYDFVFTRKNINNLDDYLFREDHLLIAWHLEGGIAHSSIVTEFPNDFYPTDMQWHPRPNYAALITKKQSLDVLLITTADGKYHLVNKSGRIEKSIDAHKGATTVGRWSSDGSALLTAGEDGLIKVWSRSGMLRSVVVKGIFPILSAAWSSDCTTVLYSQGAHLTFQSLNSNSKPRKLLAHDGLVLVLCWSHNHGLIISGGEDCRYKVWDPNGTQLFSSSIGDYPITSVSWSFTGDYFAVGSFNTIKLCDKTGWSHSLEKINSGSIYSIAWSSDSTQVAMACSNGTVSTGHIIDRRLEWNNYEATLVKRKVIEVRNVGNEIRETLEISDRVVQLEFGFDYLVVITPAQCHVYSVANWNTPAIFDLKNTSVSAVLLAEKHFLLVEWNSVSLYSYQGRLLGTPKWKGITQERLYPPCVSLCSDTLVIRSQSNEKLLHVLEVAYNKPITENQTYTHLQSITRVALNHVGGITDRQVALIDINKDLFLVSIRIPGFGRVCKIAAMAQDIAWATDANVLAAMLDATLSVWLCPNCVHYSDRKIIRKTRIDKESSEFGKQPSVANVYNGMVMIRRGDGALVASSFYTFFISLHQHILNKRWKEALSLCRIAQNEVLWTCMAVMATDNKELDAAEEAYAAISRYDKVNYIQYIKNLPNKTERLAEMALLSGDLLTAEGILLQNGLTEEAVRINIEIYNWNRALELAIRHRKQLDEVLNARKEYLRVINKKETNQNFLEYMANVAKTQEATEKVSFKRDEIELPEAEIQKNETMKQEMDT; via the exons ATgagatttaaaatatctgcaCAAAATCGTAATGGTCATAAGCGTTTGGTAACTTGTGTAGCATGGAGCTCGACGGAAGAGATTTATTCATGCGGGTATGATTTTGTATTtacgagaaaaaatataaataatctaGATGATTACCTTTTCAGAGAGGATCATTTATTAATAGCGTGGCATTTGGAAGGTGGAATCGCACATTCTAGCATTGTTACGGAATTTCCTAATGATTTTTATCCGACCGACATGCAATGGCATCCGCGGCCAAATTATGCAGCGCTAATTACTAAAAAACAGTCGTTAGATGTTCTGTTAATTACTACAGCCGACG GAAAATATCATTTAGTTAATAAAAGTGGACGTATAGAAAAGAGCATAGATGCTCATAAAGGAGCAACGACAGTAGGCAGATGGAGTAGTGATGGCTCCGCACTTTTGACTG CTGGTGAAGATGGTTTGATAAAAGTATGGTCACGTAGTGGCATGCTTCGCTCTGTTGTTGTTAAAGGCATATTTCCCATACTATCTGCTGCCTGGAGTTCAGATTGTACGACAGTATTATATTCTCAGGGAGCTCACTTAACTTTTCAGTCGCTTAATTCTAATTCCAAACCTCGCAag TTATTGGCTCATGATGGTCTGGTTTTGGTTTTATGTTGGAGTCACAATCATGGATTGATAATTTCTGGTGGCGAAGATTGTAGATATAAG gTATGGGATCCTAATGGCACTCAGCTATTTTCTAGTAGCATAGGAGATTATCCTATTACATCAGTAAGCTGGAGCTTTACTGGGGATTACTTTGCTGTTGGATCATTTAACACAATCAAACTTTGTGATAAAACAGGA TGGTCTCATtcattagaaaaaataaattctggaagtatatatagtattgcttgGTCAAGTGATAGCACACAAGTAGCTATGGCTTGTAGTAATGGAACTGTATCAACAGGACATATAATAGACAG AAGATTGGAGTGGAATAATTACGAAGCCACATTGGTcaaaagaaaagtaattgAAGTCAGAAATGTGGGTAATGAAATACGAGAAACATTAGAGATATCGGATCGCGTGGTGCAGCTGGAATTTGGTTTTGATTATTTAGTTGTAATTACACCAGCACAGTGTCATGTTTATTCGGTAGCAAATTGGAATACTCCTGCtatattcgatttaaaaaatactagTGTATCAGCGGTACTTCTTGCAGAAAa GCATTTTTTATTAGTTGAATGGAACAGCGTATCATTATACAGTTATCAAGGTCGTTTATTAGGAACTCCAAAATGGAAAGGAATAACACAGGAACGACTTTATCCACCTTGTGTATCGCTATGTTCTGATACTTTAGTTATACGATCGCAAAGTAACGAAAAAC ttCTTCATGTGTTAGAAGTGGCTTATAATAAACCTATAACAGAAAACCAGACTTACACACATCTTCAAAGTATTACAAGGGTTGCGTTGAATCATGTTGGCGGAATAACTGATCGACAAGTAGCATTAATCGATATAAACAAAGATCTGTTTCTAGTTTCTATAAGAATCCCTGGTTTTGGTAGAGTATGTAAAATAG ctGCTATGGCGCAAGATATTGCATGGGCGACTGATGCAAATGTTTTAGCAGCGATGTTGGATGCAACATTATCCGTATGGTTGTGTCCTAATTGTGTGCATTATAGCGAtcgtaaaattatacgaaaaacAAGGATCGATAAAGAAAGCAG TGAGTTTGGTAAACAGCCAAGTGTAGCCAATGTCTATAATGGGATGGTAATGATACGACGTGGTGATGGAGCATTAGTGGCTTCTTCCTTTTATACGTTTTTTATTAGTCTTCATCAACATATACTGAACAAAAGATGGAAAGAAGCACTGTCTCTTTGTCGAATTGCTCAG AATGAAGTATTGTGGACTTGCATGGCTGTTATGGCAACTGACAATAAAGAATTAGATGCTGCGGAAGAAGCATATGCAGCAATTTCACGATACGATAAAGTTaattatatacagtatataaag aatctaccaaataaaacagaaagatTAGCGGAAATGGCGCTTCTGTCGGGAGATCTGTTAACTGCAGAAGGCATACTTTTGCAAAACGGATTAACTGAAGAAGCTGTACgaattaacattgaaatatataattggaATAG AGCATTAGAATTGGCGATTAGACACAGAAAGCAACTGGATGAGGTATTGAACGCAAGAAAAGAATATCTTCGAGTAATcaataagaaagaaacgaaccaAAATTTTCTTGAATATATGGCAAACGTTGCAAAGACGcaa GAAGCTACTGAAAAGGTTTCGTTTAAGCGAGACGAAATTGAATTACCAGAAgcagaaatacaaaaaaacgaaacaatgAAGCAAGAAATGGATACCTGA
- the LOC122565818 gene encoding uncharacterized protein LOC122565818 isoform X1 has protein sequence MAFCSGKDKKCICVSQDQHTGTEDIHRWTLPYLYDDQEEPEKPEWQELSTEDSSMSGLVGSLRGLEDNSGNTGQPYRRHSLALSLHSNLAAFPLPSNQEASPFHVVDSARRRFSNVSDVVSRKISHTIRWRTVSASIELTVSQGSSLCAQYIRNRLKRSGIFHRKLGLKRMRSAMLLPGGAVVGEVYPELVSVGAELEKMHPNLFNRVSRQIGCGSFSSEQSASEAIADISREMIRNGEMTWSKVIALYAVAGGIAVDCVRQGKPEYLPAIQRGMTDVLEEDLAAWIQANGGWSALATRYRPVTKETMWYSRKLILLFLFTVLLIFMISIFLKFVVL, from the exons ATGGCATTTTGTAGTGGTAAAGACAAAAAATGCATCTGTGTGTCTCAAGATCAACATACAGGGACtgaagatattcatcgatggACTTTGCCGTATCTTTATGACGACCAGGAAGAG cCTGAAAAGCCTGAATGGCAGGAACTCTCCACGGAGGATTCTTCAATGTCTGGGCTCGTCGGATCTTTACGTGGCTTGGAGGATAATAGTGGGAACACAGGGCAACCGTATCGCAGGCACAGCCTCGCTTTATCTCTCCATTCGAATTTGGCCGCTTTTCCGCTTCCTAGCAATCAAGAAGCTTCGCCTTTTCACGTCGTCGATTCAGCACGAAGAAGATTCAGTAATGTCAGCGACGTTGTTTCCAGAAAGATTTCTCATACGATTCGATGGAGAACGGTTTCAGCTTCGATCGAGCTCACAGTATCACAG GGATCATCGTTATGTGCTCAATACATCCgaaatcgtttaaaacgaTCTGGAATTTTTCACCGAAAGCTGGGTCTGAAAAGAATGAGAAGCGCCATGTTGCTTCCTGGAGGTGCAGTCGTTGGTGAAGTTTATCCAGAATTAGTATCAGTTGGAGCTGAACTGGAAAAGATGCATCCAAATTTGTTCAATCGTGTTTCACGACAAATCGGTTGTGGTAGTTTCTCATCAGAACAGTCTGCCAGCGAGGCCATTGCCGATATCTCCAGGGAAATGATCAGGAATGGAGAAATGACTTGGAGCAAAGTGATAGCCCTTTATGCGGTTGCTGGTGGTATTGCCGTAGATTGCGTACGTCAGGGTAAACCTGAATATTTACCTGCTATACAGAGAG GTATGACGGATGTATTAGAAGAAGACCTTGCAGCATGGATACAAGCTAACGGTGGATGG tcCGCTTTAGCAACACGATACAGACCTGTCACAAAAGAAACAATGTGGTATTCACGGaaacttatattattatttttattcaccGTCTTGCTCATTTTTATGatctctatatttttaaaatttgtagttttataa
- the LOC122565818 gene encoding bcl-2-related ovarian killer protein-like isoform X3 has protein sequence MSGLVGSLRGLEDNSGNTGQPYRRHSLALSLHSNLAAFPLPSNQEASPFHVVDSARRRFSNVSDVVSRKISHTIRWRTVSASIELTVSQGSSLCAQYIRNRLKRSGIFHRKLGLKRMRSAMLLPGGAVVGEVYPELVSVGAELEKMHPNLFNRVSRQIGCGSFSSEQSASEAIADISREMIRNGEMTWSKVIALYAVAGGIAVDCVRQGKPEYLPAIQRGMTDVLEEDLAAWIQANGGWSALATRYRPVTKETMWYSRKLILLFLFTVLLIFMISIFLKFVVL, from the exons ATGTCTGGGCTCGTCGGATCTTTACGTGGCTTGGAGGATAATAGTGGGAACACAGGGCAACCGTATCGCAGGCACAGCCTCGCTTTATCTCTCCATTCGAATTTGGCCGCTTTTCCGCTTCCTAGCAATCAAGAAGCTTCGCCTTTTCACGTCGTCGATTCAGCACGAAGAAGATTCAGTAATGTCAGCGACGTTGTTTCCAGAAAGATTTCTCATACGATTCGATGGAGAACGGTTTCAGCTTCGATCGAGCTCACAGTATCACAG GGATCATCGTTATGTGCTCAATACATCCgaaatcgtttaaaacgaTCTGGAATTTTTCACCGAAAGCTGGGTCTGAAAAGAATGAGAAGCGCCATGTTGCTTCCTGGAGGTGCAGTCGTTGGTGAAGTTTATCCAGAATTAGTATCAGTTGGAGCTGAACTGGAAAAGATGCATCCAAATTTGTTCAATCGTGTTTCACGACAAATCGGTTGTGGTAGTTTCTCATCAGAACAGTCTGCCAGCGAGGCCATTGCCGATATCTCCAGGGAAATGATCAGGAATGGAGAAATGACTTGGAGCAAAGTGATAGCCCTTTATGCGGTTGCTGGTGGTATTGCCGTAGATTGCGTACGTCAGGGTAAACCTGAATATTTACCTGCTATACAGAGAG GTATGACGGATGTATTAGAAGAAGACCTTGCAGCATGGATACAAGCTAACGGTGGATGG tcCGCTTTAGCAACACGATACAGACCTGTCACAAAAGAAACAATGTGGTATTCACGGaaacttatattattatttttattcaccGTCTTGCTCATTTTTATGatctctatatttttaaaatttgtagttttataa
- the LOC122565818 gene encoding uncharacterized protein LOC122565818 isoform X2 — MRPDFQLRVQEEEEVLPMPEKPEWQELSTEDSSMSGLVGSLRGLEDNSGNTGQPYRRHSLALSLHSNLAAFPLPSNQEASPFHVVDSARRRFSNVSDVVSRKISHTIRWRTVSASIELTVSQGSSLCAQYIRNRLKRSGIFHRKLGLKRMRSAMLLPGGAVVGEVYPELVSVGAELEKMHPNLFNRVSRQIGCGSFSSEQSASEAIADISREMIRNGEMTWSKVIALYAVAGGIAVDCVRQGKPEYLPAIQRGMTDVLEEDLAAWIQANGGWSALATRYRPVTKETMWYSRKLILLFLFTVLLIFMISIFLKFVVL, encoded by the exons ATGAGACCAGACTTTCAATTGCGGGTccaggaggaggaggaggtcCTGCCAATG cCTGAAAAGCCTGAATGGCAGGAACTCTCCACGGAGGATTCTTCAATGTCTGGGCTCGTCGGATCTTTACGTGGCTTGGAGGATAATAGTGGGAACACAGGGCAACCGTATCGCAGGCACAGCCTCGCTTTATCTCTCCATTCGAATTTGGCCGCTTTTCCGCTTCCTAGCAATCAAGAAGCTTCGCCTTTTCACGTCGTCGATTCAGCACGAAGAAGATTCAGTAATGTCAGCGACGTTGTTTCCAGAAAGATTTCTCATACGATTCGATGGAGAACGGTTTCAGCTTCGATCGAGCTCACAGTATCACAG GGATCATCGTTATGTGCTCAATACATCCgaaatcgtttaaaacgaTCTGGAATTTTTCACCGAAAGCTGGGTCTGAAAAGAATGAGAAGCGCCATGTTGCTTCCTGGAGGTGCAGTCGTTGGTGAAGTTTATCCAGAATTAGTATCAGTTGGAGCTGAACTGGAAAAGATGCATCCAAATTTGTTCAATCGTGTTTCACGACAAATCGGTTGTGGTAGTTTCTCATCAGAACAGTCTGCCAGCGAGGCCATTGCCGATATCTCCAGGGAAATGATCAGGAATGGAGAAATGACTTGGAGCAAAGTGATAGCCCTTTATGCGGTTGCTGGTGGTATTGCCGTAGATTGCGTACGTCAGGGTAAACCTGAATATTTACCTGCTATACAGAGAG GTATGACGGATGTATTAGAAGAAGACCTTGCAGCATGGATACAAGCTAACGGTGGATGG tcCGCTTTAGCAACACGATACAGACCTGTCACAAAAGAAACAATGTGGTATTCACGGaaacttatattattatttttattcaccGTCTTGCTCATTTTTATGatctctatatttttaaaatttgtagttttataa